From Gemmatimonadaceae bacterium, the proteins below share one genomic window:
- a CDS encoding class IV adenylate cyclase has translation MREVELKGRLESAEAMVEARGRLEAAGAELQYEGRLEDRRYDTPDRALALRDHVLRLRVYRSEDALRTSLDFKGPTGYADGFKVREEHSVSAEDPSALAQILEALGYIITREIDREIAQYTLHGATVRFERYPRMDVLVEVEGEPKAIERAIAALGMPRAGFTTGRLPDFVLAYESRTGQRAAICDRELDGDYRYSSRDA, from the coding sequence ATGCGTGAGGTCGAGCTGAAGGGCCGGCTGGAATCTGCCGAGGCCATGGTGGAGGCTCGAGGCAGGCTTGAGGCAGCCGGCGCCGAGTTGCAGTACGAGGGACGGCTCGAGGATCGCCGCTACGACACGCCGGATCGCGCGCTGGCCCTGCGCGACCACGTGCTGCGCCTGCGTGTGTATCGAAGCGAGGACGCGCTGCGCACGTCGCTCGACTTCAAGGGCCCCACTGGATACGCCGACGGCTTCAAGGTGCGCGAGGAGCACAGCGTGTCGGCCGAGGACCCCTCGGCGCTGGCGCAGATTCTCGAGGCGCTGGGCTACATCATCACGCGCGAGATCGACCGGGAGATTGCACAGTACACGCTGCACGGCGCCACCGTCCGCTTCGAGCGCTACCCGCGGATGGATGTGCTCGTGGAGGTCGAGGGCGAGCCCAAGGCCATCGAGCGCGCCATCGCCGCTCTGGGGATGCCGCGCGCGGGCTTTACGACCGGGCGCTTGCCTGACTTCGTGCTGGCCTATGAGTCGCGGACCGGACAGCGCGCGGCGATCTGCGACCGCGAACTCGACGGCGATTACCGATATTCAAGCCGTGACGCCTGA
- a CDS encoding prolipoprotein diacylglyceryl transferase: MFTHIPFAYDFGPLQLTGFGVAMLLAFVIGQMVASENLEARGEDPNIMGDVTVAAVIGGLGGAKLYYAILTGDPTAIFSRAGFVFWGGLIGGIVASAGVILYKKASFAQISDASAPGLAAAYSVGRSGCWAVGDDYGRAWDGPLAVAFPDGAPPSTVANLMEFGAKDLAGLPPTQVMAVHPTQLYETAMGLLMFFILWRFRDHKHATGWLFGAYCVLAGLERFVVEFFRAKDDRFFGPFTVAQMIAIGFACAGLAWMAMRATPGEGRPAIRKA; the protein is encoded by the coding sequence ATGTTCACGCACATCCCCTTCGCCTACGACTTCGGCCCGCTGCAGCTCACCGGCTTCGGCGTGGCGATGCTGCTCGCGTTCGTGATCGGCCAGATGGTGGCCAGCGAGAACCTTGAGGCGCGCGGCGAGGATCCGAACATCATGGGCGACGTCACCGTCGCGGCGGTGATTGGCGGGCTTGGCGGCGCGAAGCTCTACTACGCGATTCTCACGGGTGACCCCACGGCGATCTTCTCGCGCGCCGGCTTCGTGTTCTGGGGCGGACTCATCGGCGGCATCGTGGCCTCGGCCGGCGTCATCCTCTACAAAAAGGCCAGCTTCGCGCAGATCTCCGACGCCTCGGCGCCGGGTCTCGCGGCGGCGTACAGCGTGGGCCGCAGCGGCTGCTGGGCGGTGGGCGACGACTACGGCCGCGCCTGGGACGGTCCGCTGGCCGTGGCCTTCCCCGACGGTGCGCCGCCGAGCACGGTGGCGAACCTGATGGAGTTCGGTGCGAAGGACCTGGCCGGGTTGCCACCGACGCAGGTGATGGCCGTGCACCCCACGCAGCTCTACGAGACGGCGATGGGCCTGCTGATGTTCTTCATCCTCTGGCGCTTCCGCGACCACAAGCACGCCACGGGCTGGCTGTTCGGAGCCTACTGCGTTCTGGCCGGCCTCGAGCGCTTCGTCGTGGAGTTCTTCCGCGCCAAGGATGACCGCTTCTTCGGTCCCTTCACCGTCGCGCAGATGATTGCGATCGGCTTCGCCTGCGCGGGCCTGGCCTGGATGGCGATGCGGGCCACCCCGGGAGAGGGGCGGCCCGCAATCCGCAAGGCATAG
- a CDS encoding HAD family hydrolase has translation MKVVLFDIDGTLLLSDGAGRTAMEAALERVFGHRGPSGYRYGGKTDKLIVRETMRLEGFDDAAIDARMEEVLARYLQGLRGHLESGTHSAHALPGVPELLSAIEARDDLVLGLLTGNIAEGAGVKLRAVGVEPARFRVAAYGSDHEDRPMLPPIAQRRASDLLGYDVPGERFVIIGDTPHDMTCGQGIGARAIAVSTGGYARAELVAHGAVADFEDLRDTTRVLEAILDA, from the coding sequence ATGAAGGTCGTCCTCTTCGACATCGACGGCACGCTGTTGCTCTCCGACGGTGCCGGCCGCACGGCGATGGAAGCGGCGCTTGAGCGGGTCTTCGGACACCGAGGGCCCAGCGGCTATCGCTACGGCGGCAAGACGGACAAGCTGATCGTGCGCGAGACGATGCGGCTGGAGGGCTTTGACGATGCCGCCATCGACGCGCGGATGGAGGAGGTGCTCGCACGGTACCTGCAAGGCCTGCGTGGCCATCTCGAGTCCGGGACGCACAGCGCCCACGCACTGCCGGGCGTGCCCGAGCTGCTGTCGGCCATCGAGGCCCGCGACGATCTCGTGCTCGGCCTGCTGACGGGAAACATCGCAGAGGGTGCCGGCGTGAAGCTGCGCGCGGTCGGCGTCGAACCGGCACGATTCCGCGTCGCCGCATATGGTTCGGACCATGAGGACCGTCCGATGCTGCCACCCATCGCGCAGCGCCGCGCCAGCGACCTGCTCGGCTACGACGTGCCTGGGGAACGCTTCGTGATCATCGGTGACACGCCGCACGATATGACCTGTGGGCAGGGCATTGGTGCCCGCGCAATTGCCGTCTCGACGGGCGGCTATGCGCGCGCCGAGCTCGTCGCGCACGGCGCGGTCGCAGACTTTGAGGACCTGCGCGACACGACCCGCGTGTTGGAGGCGATCCTCGATGCGTGA
- a CDS encoding carbohydrate binding family 9 domain-containing protein yields MLAATATAASAQEDASPSTAARTRAAISVAGARSAQAARTQTPPTIDGRPDDAGWRDAPVIDQFLEYEPQMGAEPRFRTEIRVLYDDHYLYVMGRMFDPAPDSIISLLSRRDVRTESEQLKLVIDSYHDRRTAYQFILNPAGTKRDFYVYNDNTEDATWDAVWDGAARVDSLGWVAEFRIPFSQMRFAERDEHTFGLLVVRDVARTRQRISWPLFDRNKQGYVSQAGDISGIAGLSQPRRLEVLPYLVTKNVTLPQAGGGWSHPQEQTIGADVKWGLTSNLTMDATLNPDFGQVEADPAVLNLSAFEQFFEERRPFFLEGAGIFNFRTSCGDIDTGCRGLFYSRRIGRAPQLGGVYSAAGNATSSRVLGAAKLSGRLSNGLNIGVLNAVTADEHGSLGRTIEPQTNYAVVRLLQDLNEGRSGVGAMFTAVNRSLDADTKDFLRQSAYTGGLDLRQRFFENRYELTASLSGSVIDGSADAIAATQRDGVHRYQRRDDRLTYDPTRTQLLGDAQRLTVSKFGGGITRFQTVLQRFSPGFEINDLGFQTRADEQMLRNWFSLQFNTPTRAFRRFFMNFNTMSTWTTQGLPTRQSLNTNWHMELPNTHWLHFGLNGDLPGTFDDRSARGGVAFRRASTFEVWGGWEGDRRVWYTPVLFGGMWRGDEWASRGGWLDAGFQFRAGPQFSASLSLNAQRSLNDSQWFENFGDVSTDTAHVTFAQLDQWTVGITSRINYTVTPNLSLQVYAQPFASVGDFSEWKELSDTPRATRYADRFQPYGGGADPGGVNFKQLRTNTVLRWEYRPGSILFLVWQQGRDAFAGNPTDFSFRRDFGDLLALHPNNTFLLKMSYWFNP; encoded by the coding sequence ATGCTCGCGGCCACCGCTACCGCAGCTTCCGCCCAGGAAGATGCCAGCCCCAGCACGGCAGCCCGTACGCGAGCCGCGATCTCGGTTGCCGGCGCCCGCAGCGCTCAGGCGGCGCGGACGCAGACTCCGCCGACCATCGACGGCCGCCCCGACGACGCCGGTTGGCGCGACGCGCCGGTGATCGACCAGTTCCTCGAGTACGAACCGCAGATGGGGGCGGAACCGCGTTTCCGCACGGAGATCCGCGTCCTCTACGACGACCACTACCTGTACGTGATGGGCCGGATGTTCGATCCGGCGCCCGACTCCATCATCTCGCTACTCAGTCGGCGTGACGTGCGCACGGAATCCGAGCAGCTCAAGCTGGTCATCGATTCCTACCACGACCGCCGCACGGCCTACCAGTTCATCCTGAACCCGGCGGGCACCAAGCGCGACTTCTACGTCTACAACGACAACACCGAGGACGCGACCTGGGATGCCGTCTGGGATGGTGCCGCGCGCGTGGATTCTCTCGGCTGGGTGGCGGAGTTCCGGATTCCGTTCAGCCAGATGCGCTTCGCCGAGCGCGACGAGCACACGTTCGGACTGCTGGTGGTGCGTGACGTCGCCCGCACCCGGCAACGCATCTCCTGGCCGTTGTTCGACCGAAACAAGCAGGGCTACGTCTCGCAGGCGGGCGACATCTCGGGCATCGCGGGGCTGTCACAGCCCCGCCGGCTCGAGGTGCTGCCGTATCTCGTCACGAAGAACGTCACGCTGCCGCAGGCGGGTGGCGGCTGGTCGCACCCGCAGGAGCAGACCATCGGCGCGGACGTGAAATGGGGGCTGACCTCGAACCTCACGATGGACGCCACGCTGAATCCGGACTTCGGGCAGGTGGAAGCGGACCCCGCCGTGCTCAACCTCTCGGCCTTCGAACAGTTCTTTGAGGAGCGACGTCCGTTCTTCCTCGAGGGTGCGGGCATCTTCAACTTCCGCACCTCCTGCGGCGACATCGATACCGGCTGCCGCGGGCTGTTCTACTCCCGCCGCATCGGTCGCGCGCCGCAGCTTGGCGGCGTCTACAGCGCGGCCGGCAACGCCACCTCCTCGCGCGTGCTCGGGGCGGCAAAGCTGTCGGGGCGGCTGTCCAACGGGCTGAACATCGGTGTGCTCAACGCGGTGACCGCCGACGAGCACGGGAGCCTCGGCCGCACCATCGAGCCGCAGACGAACTACGCCGTCGTGCGGCTACTGCAGGACCTCAACGAGGGCCGCAGCGGCGTGGGGGCGATGTTCACCGCGGTCAATCGCAGCCTCGACGCCGACACGAAGGACTTTCTGCGGCAGTCGGCCTACACAGGTGGGCTCGACCTGCGCCAACGGTTCTTCGAGAACAGGTACGAGCTTACGGCTTCGCTCAGCGGCAGTGTGATCGATGGCAGCGCGGACGCCATCGCCGCGACGCAGCGCGACGGCGTGCACCGCTACCAACGGCGCGACGACCGCCTGACCTACGATCCGACGCGCACGCAGCTGCTCGGCGACGCCCAGCGCCTGACGGTCTCCAAGTTCGGCGGCGGCATCACCCGCTTCCAGACCGTGCTGCAGCGCTTCTCGCCCGGTTTCGAGATCAACGACCTCGGATTTCAGACGCGCGCGGACGAGCAGATGCTGCGGAATTGGTTCTCGTTGCAGTTCAATACGCCGACGCGCGCGTTCCGCCGCTTCTTCATGAACTTCAACACGATGAGCACCTGGACCACGCAGGGGCTCCCGACGCGCCAGAGCCTGAATACCAATTGGCACATGGAGCTGCCGAACACGCATTGGCTGCACTTTGGGCTCAACGGCGACCTCCCAGGCACCTTCGACGACCGCAGCGCGCGCGGCGGCGTGGCCTTCCGTCGGGCGTCCACGTTCGAAGTCTGGGGCGGCTGGGAAGGCGACCGGCGGGTCTGGTACACCCCGGTGTTGTTCGGCGGTATGTGGCGCGGCGACGAGTGGGCCTCGCGCGGCGGCTGGCTTGATGCCGGCTTCCAGTTCCGCGCCGGCCCGCAGTTCTCGGCCTCGCTCAGTCTCAACGCCCAGCGTAGCCTCAACGACTCGCAGTGGTTCGAGAACTTCGGCGACGTCTCGACGGACACGGCGCACGTGACCTTCGCGCAGCTCGACCAGTGGACGGTCGGCATCACCTCGCGCATCAACTACACGGTGACGCCGAACCTCTCGCTTCAGGTCTATGCCCAGCCATTCGCGAGCGTCGGCGACTTCTCCGAGTGGAAGGAGCTCAGCGACACCCCGCGCGCCACGCGCTATGCGGATCGCTTCCAGCCCTACGGCGGCGGCGCGGATCCGGGTGGCGTGAACTTCAAGCAGCTGCGCACCAACACGGTACTGCGCTGGGAGTATCGCCCAGGTTCGATCCTCTTCCTGGTCTGGCAGCAGGGGCGCGACGCCTTCGCCGGAAATCCCACGGATTTCAGCTTCCGCCGCGACTTCGGCGACCTACTGGCCCTGCACCCCAACAACACCTTCCTGCTGAAGATGTCGTACTGGTTCAATCCGTAA
- a CDS encoding DMT family transporter, which translates to MTAPTRSVRATEYSLVGMAVIWGVNFSVMKYGTQQMAPIAYNALRMLLGCLILLSIAYATHSRRPARADKYRLMALGILGHCFYQLLFVQGLALTRAGTASLVVAASPAVVALVARFTGHEKLPLKAVAGIALSIAGVMLVLGGSISADGAAHLLGDLMILGAVVVWAFYTTWLVPLTQRVSPVHVAAWTLVGGVIPLIALAVPSLLRTDWTSITPVTWSAVAYSGVLAMVIAYLLWYRGVREIGPTRTAMFANLQPIVAVMVAWAALGEVPTGFQGAGAAAVIGGLYLARR; encoded by the coding sequence ATGACCGCCCCCACGCGCAGCGTACGCGCCACCGAATACAGCCTCGTCGGGATGGCCGTCATCTGGGGCGTCAACTTCTCGGTGATGAAGTACGGCACGCAGCAGATGGCGCCGATCGCCTACAACGCGCTGCGGATGCTGCTCGGCTGCCTGATCCTGCTGTCGATTGCCTACGCGACGCATAGTCGCCGGCCCGCCCGTGCAGACAAGTATCGCCTGATGGCACTGGGCATCCTCGGGCACTGCTTCTACCAACTGCTTTTTGTGCAGGGCCTCGCACTGACGCGTGCTGGCACGGCGTCGCTGGTGGTGGCGGCGAGTCCGGCAGTGGTCGCATTGGTCGCGCGCTTCACGGGCCACGAGAAGCTGCCGCTCAAGGCGGTGGCAGGCATCGCGCTGTCCATTGCCGGCGTGATGCTCGTGCTCGGCGGCTCCATCAGCGCCGACGGCGCCGCGCACCTGCTCGGCGACCTGATGATCCTTGGCGCGGTCGTCGTGTGGGCGTTCTACACGACCTGGCTCGTGCCGCTCACGCAGCGCGTCTCGCCCGTGCACGTGGCGGCGTGGACGCTGGTCGGCGGCGTGATCCCGTTGATTGCCCTCGCCGTGCCGAGCCTGCTGCGCACCGACTGGACGAGCATCACGCCCGTCACGTGGTCGGCGGTGGCCTATTCCGGCGTGCTCGCGATGGTCATCGCCTACCTGCTGTGGTATCGCGGCGTGCGCGAGATCGGGCCCACGCGCACGGCGATGTTTGCCAACCTGCAGCCGATCGTCGCGGTGATGGTGGCGTGGGCCGCGTTGGGAGAGGTGCCCACCGGCTTCCAAGGCGCTGGCGCAGCGGCAGTGATCGGCGGACTCTACCTCGCGCGCCGATGA
- the acpS gene encoding holo-ACP synthase: MIVGVGFDLVAIARVELMLKRKEQRALDRLFTAHEQEYALARAKPAMHLAARLAAKEASFKALTGSDEAKLIGWREAEVQRGSEGPPVLQFTGRAAARAIELGVTRIHLTLSHTEEVAGAVVILEAP; the protein is encoded by the coding sequence GTGATCGTCGGCGTGGGATTTGACCTGGTCGCCATCGCGCGCGTGGAGCTGATGCTCAAGCGCAAGGAACAGCGCGCCCTTGACCGCCTGTTCACGGCACACGAGCAGGAATACGCCCTGGCCCGCGCCAAGCCGGCAATGCATCTCGCCGCGCGGCTCGCCGCCAAGGAGGCGTCGTTCAAGGCGCTCACCGGCTCCGACGAGGCCAAGTTGATTGGTTGGCGCGAGGCCGAGGTGCAGCGCGGCAGCGAGGGACCGCCGGTGTTGCAGTTCACCGGTCGTGCGGCGGCGCGGGCCATCGAGCTCGGCGTGACGCGCATCCACCTGACGCTGAGCCACACCGAAGAGGTGGCCGGCGCGGTGGTCATTCTCGAGGCGCCCTAA
- a CDS encoding FTR1 family protein — protein MSLRTILIYAFGAFALLARPSVAAAQESPARRLGNIVGVAADEYSKGVDSAGRIVLQVEYDEAVAFLDDAKSVAARVSDERAPKLVALIERMQAQVTARVAPADLLATQVELVTLLGPDASLDFPTKAVDLAEGRAIYAQRCASCHGDAGGGDGPAARRLNPAPPALGDRELMFDVSPATMYRVVSVGIRGTSMAGAGDLTPAQRWAVVTYVNTLRASAEEVRRGAAVLAERCVTCGDGAVPAGHTFGWLAERHDQQLLTALAAGEVELGLDAHHPIDGDEARAVVAALRANPRVVELPTRTPRVVAAEVLAILDRAISTANEGNASAAGDLAFDAYVAFEPLEAKVRTQDPGLVAMLERHFADFKGAVVRGDVVGAGTARARISGGLPQIVERAERAPSGWGAFLESLLIILREGFEAILIVGAIIAFLVRTDNRSRVREVWAGVGVGVLASAVLAVVLRTALANAPASREVIEGATMLVAVAVLFSVSYWLLTKVEVAAWQRFIREKVGTALSAGGATALASAAFLAVFREGAETALFYQALLSRGPQVIPPMLGGLALGSLLLVALWVGIQRFGLRIPLRAFFGTTSALLYTLAFIFMGKGLRELQEGNLLGITPIEGGPYLGALGIFPSVETLVGQGLMLLLAIVALVLTLRSRPATTAAAAPQASTDSPAPRAAEAEAGL, from the coding sequence ATGTCATTGAGAACGATTCTCATCTACGCTTTCGGCGCGTTTGCGCTCCTCGCGCGGCCCTCCGTGGCCGCGGCGCAGGAGTCGCCCGCGCGCAGACTCGGCAACATCGTGGGCGTCGCCGCCGACGAGTATTCGAAGGGCGTTGATAGTGCCGGCCGCATCGTGCTGCAGGTGGAGTACGACGAGGCAGTCGCGTTCCTCGACGATGCGAAGTCGGTTGCCGCGCGCGTGTCCGACGAGCGTGCACCCAAGCTCGTCGCGCTGATCGAGCGCATGCAGGCGCAGGTCACCGCGCGCGTGGCGCCGGCAGACCTGCTCGCCACGCAAGTCGAGCTGGTGACACTGCTCGGCCCCGACGCCTCGCTCGATTTCCCGACGAAGGCCGTGGATCTGGCCGAGGGCCGCGCGATCTACGCGCAGCGCTGCGCCTCCTGCCACGGCGACGCCGGCGGCGGTGACGGGCCGGCTGCCCGCCGCCTGAACCCCGCGCCACCGGCGCTGGGTGACCGTGAACTGATGTTCGATGTCTCTCCGGCCACGATGTATCGCGTGGTGTCGGTCGGCATCCGCGGCACGTCGATGGCGGGCGCCGGCGACCTGACGCCGGCGCAGCGTTGGGCTGTCGTGACCTACGTGAACACGCTGCGCGCAAGCGCTGAGGAAGTCCGCCGCGGGGCCGCCGTGCTCGCCGAGCGATGCGTGACCTGCGGTGATGGTGCGGTGCCCGCCGGCCACACCTTTGGCTGGCTCGCGGAACGGCACGACCAGCAGCTGCTGACCGCGCTGGCGGCCGGCGAGGTCGAGCTTGGTCTCGACGCGCACCATCCGATCGATGGCGATGAGGCGCGCGCCGTGGTAGCGGCGCTGCGCGCGAATCCCCGCGTGGTCGAACTGCCCACGCGCACACCCCGCGTCGTTGCCGCCGAAGTGCTTGCGATCCTCGATCGCGCAATCTCGACTGCGAACGAGGGCAACGCGTCGGCGGCTGGCGACCTGGCCTTCGACGCCTACGTGGCTTTCGAGCCACTCGAGGCCAAGGTGCGCACGCAGGACCCCGGCCTTGTCGCGATGCTCGAGCGCCACTTCGCCGACTTCAAGGGCGCGGTCGTGCGCGGCGACGTCGTCGGCGCCGGCACGGCGCGTGCGCGCATCTCCGGTGGATTGCCGCAGATCGTGGAGCGCGCCGAGCGCGCGCCGAGCGGCTGGGGCGCGTTCCTCGAGTCGCTGCTGATCATCCTGCGCGAGGGCTTCGAGGCAATCCTCATCGTCGGCGCGATCATCGCCTTCCTCGTGCGCACGGACAACCGCTCGCGCGTGCGCGAGGTCTGGGCGGGTGTGGGTGTCGGCGTCCTGGCCAGCGCCGTGCTGGCCGTGGTCCTTCGCACGGCGCTGGCCAATGCTCCGGCCAGCCGCGAGGTGATCGAAGGAGCGACGATGCTCGTTGCGGTGGCCGTGCTGTTCTCGGTCTCGTATTGGCTGCTGACCAAGGTTGAAGTGGCGGCGTGGCAGCGCTTCATCCGCGAGAAAGTCGGTACGGCGCTCTCGGCTGGCGGCGCCACGGCACTGGCATCGGCCGCATTCCTCGCGGTATTCCGCGAGGGCGCGGAGACCGCGCTGTTCTACCAGGCGCTGCTCTCGCGGGGCCCGCAGGTGATCCCGCCGATGCTGGGCGGCCTCGCACTTGGCTCGCTGCTGCTCGTCGCGCTGTGGGTCGGGATCCAGCGTTTTGGGCTCCGCATTCCGCTCCGCGCCTTCTTCGGCACTACCAGCGCCTTGCTCTACACGCTGGCGTTCATCTTCATGGGCAAGGGCCTGCGCGAGCTGCAGGAAGGCAACCTGCTCGGCATCACGCCCATCGAAGGCGGGCCCTATCTGGGGGCGCTTGGCATCTTCCCAAGCGTGGAGACGCTCGTCGGCCAGGGCTTGATGCTGCTGCTTGCGATCGTCGCCTTGGTGCTGACCCTGCGCTCGCGCCCTGCGACCACGGCTGCCGCGGCCCCGCAGGCCAGCACCGACTCGCCGGCGCCACGCGCGGCGGAGGCTGAGGCCGGGCTTTAG
- a CDS encoding DUF2179 domain-containing protein yields the protein MEALFASPWGALFIYLARIVDVSCDTMRVLFTVRGKRSIAALLGFIQALVWIFAVGAAIRHLDSWVHVVAYAAGYATGTMTGITIERFIAYGVAQVRIITRGHGDAIATALRDLGFGVTVIRGEGRSGAVDVLHTLVQRSQVQVVMRVVDDHDRVAMVTVEEPRAVRGGFVDTREWRVPLPWERTRQRV from the coding sequence ATGGAAGCCCTGTTCGCGTCCCCGTGGGGGGCGCTGTTCATCTACCTCGCGCGCATCGTGGACGTCTCCTGCGACACGATGCGCGTTCTGTTCACCGTGCGGGGCAAGCGCAGCATCGCCGCGCTATTGGGCTTCATTCAGGCCCTCGTGTGGATCTTCGCCGTCGGCGCGGCCATCCGACATCTCGATAGCTGGGTGCACGTCGTCGCCTATGCGGCCGGCTACGCCACCGGCACGATGACGGGCATCACCATCGAGCGCTTCATCGCCTACGGCGTGGCGCAGGTGCGCATCATCACGCGCGGACACGGGGATGCGATTGCCACGGCCCTGCGCGACCTGGGCTTCGGCGTCACCGTGATTCGCGGCGAGGGCCGCTCGGGTGCCGTGGACGTCCTGCACACCTTGGTGCAGCGGTCGCAGGTGCAGGTTGTGATGCGCGTGGTGGACGACCACGACCGGGTGGCGATGGTGACCGTGGAAGAGCCGAGGGCCGTGCGCGGCGGCTTCGTGGACACGCGCGAGTGGCGCGTCCCGCTGCCTTGGGAGCGGACGCGGCAGCGTGTCTAG
- a CDS encoding TlpA family protein disulfide reductase: protein MTLRGQWGVVGAVVLVLGIGLFVASSQLGAELFPLRIGDDAPDFSAVPMAAGAEAKGIDDYEGEVVLLNIWATWCGPCRVEMPSMQELEEQLGPKGLRIVAVSVDVAGMERAINDFAEEYKLSFEILHDAPGRIQQEYQTTGVPETFIIGRDGKLRRRVIGADNWSSPANVAFLERLLAEPAPR, encoded by the coding sequence GTGACGCTGCGCGGGCAGTGGGGCGTGGTGGGCGCCGTGGTGTTGGTGCTCGGCATTGGCCTATTCGTCGCCAGCTCGCAGTTGGGCGCCGAACTCTTCCCACTGCGTATCGGCGATGACGCACCGGACTTCAGCGCCGTGCCAATGGCCGCTGGCGCTGAGGCGAAGGGCATCGACGACTACGAGGGCGAGGTCGTCCTGCTCAACATCTGGGCCACCTGGTGCGGCCCCTGCCGCGTCGAGATGCCGTCGATGCAGGAGTTGGAGGAGCAGCTCGGTCCCAAGGGCCTGCGCATCGTTGCCGTGAGCGTTGACGTGGCCGGTATGGAGCGGGCCATCAACGATTTCGCCGAGGAGTACAAGCTCAGCTTCGAGATCCTCCACGACGCGCCGGGTCGCATCCAACAGGAGTACCAGACCACCGGTGTGCCGGAGACGTTCATCATCGGGCGTGACGGAAAGCTGCGGCGACGGGTGATCGGTGCCGACAACTGGTCCAGCCCGGCGAACGTCGCGTTCCTGGAGCGGCTGCTCGCGGAGCCGGCGCCGCGATGA
- the tsaD gene encoding tRNA (adenosine(37)-N6)-threonylcarbamoyltransferase complex transferase subunit TsaD, whose protein sequence is MRVLGIESSCDETSAAVVSGTAAEPRLEALVILSQDIHRVFGGVVPEIASREHLTAIVPVTHQALRDANVSLDDIDAIAVTHAPGLVGALLVGVSYAKALAFATGKPVVGVHHMEGHLFATALEHPNATPPFTALLVSGGHTLLLDVPDWGRYELLGRTRDDAAGEAFDKAAKLLGLPYPGGRHLEALARDGDPKRHRFTRPMLHGGQREGDRDYYDVSFSGLKTAVLLAVQGAADLEAEKAHIARGFQDSLVDTLVTKTIRAARAKARERIVLGGGVACNGTLVAAMREAAAELGAEVFAPTPRLATDNAAMIAAAALFRLELGQRDDWSLNAYSSQPIPGLVAAPAAAR, encoded by the coding sequence GTGCGCGTGCTCGGCATCGAGAGCTCCTGCGACGAGACCTCGGCCGCCGTCGTCAGCGGCACGGCAGCCGAGCCACGTCTGGAGGCGCTGGTCATCCTCTCGCAGGATATCCATCGTGTGTTCGGCGGCGTGGTGCCGGAAATCGCGTCGCGGGAGCATCTCACGGCCATCGTGCCCGTCACGCATCAGGCGCTGCGCGATGCGAATGTCTCGCTCGATGACATCGACGCCATCGCCGTAACCCACGCGCCGGGACTCGTCGGCGCGCTGCTGGTCGGCGTGAGCTATGCCAAGGCGCTCGCCTTCGCGACGGGCAAGCCGGTGGTTGGAGTGCACCATATGGAGGGGCACCTCTTTGCCACCGCGCTTGAGCATCCGAATGCCACGCCTCCGTTCACGGCCTTGCTTGTGTCCGGCGGCCACACGCTGTTGCTCGACGTTCCCGACTGGGGCCGCTACGAACTCCTCGGCCGCACGCGCGATGACGCCGCCGGCGAGGCCTTCGACAAGGCGGCGAAGCTGCTCGGGTTGCCCTACCCGGGCGGTCGCCATCTCGAGGCGCTCGCGCGCGACGGCGACCCGAAACGCCACCGTTTCACGCGTCCGATGCTGCACGGCGGCCAACGCGAGGGGGATCGCGACTACTACGACGTCTCATTCAGCGGCTTGAAGACGGCGGTGCTGCTGGCCGTGCAGGGCGCCGCGGACCTCGAGGCCGAGAAGGCGCACATCGCTCGCGGATTCCAGGACTCGCTGGTGGACACGCTCGTGACCAAGACCATCCGCGCGGCACGCGCCAAGGCGCGAGAGCGCATCGTGCTCGGCGGAGGTGTCGCCTGCAACGGCACGCTGGTCGCCGCGATGCGTGAGGCGGCTGCTGAGCTTGGCGCCGAGGTCTTTGCACCCACGCCGCGCTTGGCAACCGACAACGCCGCGATGATCGCCGCTGCGGCGCTCTTCCGCCTGGAGCTGGGCCAGCGCGACGACTGGTCGCTCAACGCCTACTCATCGCAACCGATTCCGGGGCTCGTCGCTGCCCCCGCGGCTGCGCGTTAG